A genome region from uncultured Roseibium sp. includes the following:
- the gspM gene encoding type II secretion system protein GspM, which translates to MMGGKPLSPRGRRLAALALLGLGLWLVWAGLVSPLIAAQDELNVRIASARGQLGRLETIIARTQASADIETADTANRTWAGASKPVIAAKVQKQVQSQATSSGITIVTVAPTQSAFAKDIDTAGLVVEGHGEIAAFVDLFAALERNRPILFVDHLVLRRYQGSTGPKPGERLPLSARFEIHAPYRPGGNS; encoded by the coding sequence ATGATGGGGGGAAAGCCACTATCGCCGCGTGGTCGCAGGCTCGCCGCCCTCGCCCTGCTTGGCCTGGGCTTATGGCTGGTCTGGGCTGGACTGGTATCGCCGCTGATTGCCGCGCAGGATGAGCTAAACGTCAGGATAGCCTCAGCACGCGGCCAATTGGGACGCCTGGAGACAATCATCGCCCGCACCCAAGCAAGCGCAGACATCGAGACAGCTGACACCGCAAACCGCACCTGGGCCGGAGCCAGCAAACCGGTGATCGCCGCCAAAGTGCAGAAACAGGTGCAAAGTCAAGCTACAAGCAGCGGCATCACCATCGTCACCGTCGCCCCGACCCAATCGGCCTTTGCCAAGGACATCGATACGGCCGGTCTTGTGGTCGAGGGTCACGGCGAGATCGCGGCCTTCGTTGACCTGTTCGCTGCCCTGGAACGGAACCGACCGATACTCTTTGTCGATCATCTGGTCCTGAGGCGCTATCAGGGCTCCACCGGGCCGAAACCCGGCGAGCGGTTGCCGCTGTCGGCTCGGTTCGAAATTCATGCGCCTTATCGGCCTGGTGGAAACAGCTGA
- a CDS encoding RHS repeat-associated core domain-containing protein, with translation MQDHQSRAFLRVDQLPSAMDRRRRTIRFLRKALATVCSVTLVLQSSVALAADVTTYSYDQARTGAYNIGRLTTVANTAATVEKDYDVQGNVIRQGWTVDSTAYEHSYTYAPHGELLRRSFSDGELLPSATETYQYDEFGNLKSIPGLVTNITRTATFEPLVTTYANGVTETRSYDPNRQWLLSITSSNSGGTIFTESYTRNNRGLITTVASNRANGNWSYGYDTAYRLISATNLDSSSYTQTFQYDAADNMTYNSQVGSYTYPSPVAARPHAVTQAGSLTYAYDANGNLTSGGGRTITYDGQERPTVVTALGQTTSFVYGPEGKRLKKTSAGDTTLYLGADEEITPSGDRIKHPYSDVRKVGATINWMQRDHLSSVRLMTDATGTVISENHFRPYGERTDVQVSLTVPRESKGWIGERDDPETGLTYLNARYYDPVLARFVSPDWFDPSMLGVGTNRYAYALNNPIAHKDPSGNCGFGDCVALAYAAYRIGRIGWSLISLAITLEARKPSLKPRNRRSRTTSAPPARGSVMGDNNPPPGPSAPGIGLGVGSIASLKGSGWQVHHVVPRSTPHASFLEEIGFDIEADYNKQPLPSRSDLHSTAAVHRGKQNAAYDALVNEPIANIERAYRAGQINAQQARDLVNEVLGQTRSGLYNGTIELNNAEKNDKSRGIDRPGRETDKDNGDGSSGDGSTSREPDHN, from the coding sequence ATGCAGGATCATCAATCCCGGGCGTTTCTGAGAGTGGACCAGTTACCGAGTGCAATGGACAGACGGCGGCGAACAATCCGGTTCCTGCGCAAGGCGCTTGCGACGGTGTGCTCAGTGACGCTGGTGCTGCAGTCGTCTGTGGCTCTGGCCGCCGATGTGACCACCTACAGCTACGACCAGGCGCGGACGGGTGCCTATAACATCGGCCGGTTGACCACGGTGGCCAATACGGCCGCGACGGTGGAAAAGGACTATGACGTCCAGGGCAATGTCATCCGCCAGGGCTGGACGGTGGACAGCACAGCTTACGAGCACAGCTACACCTATGCCCCCCATGGCGAGCTGCTGCGCCGGAGCTTCTCCGACGGCGAGCTGCTGCCGTCGGCGACGGAGACCTACCAGTACGACGAATTCGGCAACCTGAAGAGCATTCCGGGTCTGGTGACCAATATCACCCGTACCGCCACCTTCGAGCCGCTGGTGACCACCTATGCCAACGGGGTGACGGAAACCCGCAGTTACGACCCTAACCGGCAGTGGCTGCTGTCGATCACGTCGAGCAACTCCGGCGGGACGATCTTCACCGAGAGCTACACCCGCAACAACAGGGGGCTGATCACCACCGTCGCCTCCAACCGGGCCAACGGCAACTGGAGCTATGGCTACGACACAGCCTACCGGCTGATCTCGGCCACCAACCTGGACAGTTCCAGCTACACCCAGACGTTCCAGTACGACGCTGCCGACAACATGACCTACAACTCGCAGGTCGGCAGCTATACCTACCCGAGCCCGGTCGCGGCCCGTCCCCATGCGGTGACCCAGGCCGGCAGCCTCACGTATGCCTATGACGCCAACGGCAATCTGACCTCAGGTGGTGGCCGCACGATTACCTATGACGGTCAGGAACGGCCGACTGTCGTCACCGCGCTCGGCCAGACCACCAGCTTCGTCTACGGCCCGGAAGGCAAGCGGCTGAAGAAGACCTCGGCCGGGGACACCACGCTTTATCTCGGAGCCGACGAGGAAATCACCCCATCGGGTGACCGGATCAAGCATCCTTATTCCGACGTGCGCAAGGTTGGCGCCACGATCAACTGGATGCAGCGGGATCACCTGTCCTCGGTGCGGTTGATGACCGATGCCACCGGTACTGTGATCTCGGAGAACCACTTCCGCCCCTATGGCGAACGCACCGATGTGCAGGTGTCGCTCACGGTTCCCCGCGAAAGCAAGGGCTGGATCGGAGAACGGGACGATCCGGAGACCGGGCTGACCTATCTCAATGCACGGTATTACGACCCGGTCCTTGCCCGCTTCGTCTCGCCGGATTGGTTCGATCCGAGCATGCTTGGGGTTGGCACTAATAGGTATGCGTATGCCCTCAATAACCCCATAGCACACAAAGACCCGAGTGGAAATTGTGGTTTTGGTGATTGTGTTGCTCTTGCATACGCAGCTTACAGAATTGGTCGAATAGGGTGGTCGCTAATAAGCTTAGCGATCACGCTTGAAGCGAGGAAGCCAAGTCTAAAACCTAGAAACAGGCGTTCCAGAACCACCTCTGCTCCACCAGCAAGAGGTAGTGTAATGGGCGACAATAACCCTCCGCCTGGCCCCAGTGCACCTGGCATTGGATTAGGAGTTGGGTCGATAGCCAGCCTAAAAGGTTCTGGATGGCAGGTTCATCATGTTGTTCCGAGATCTACCCCTCATGCATCTTTCTTAGAAGAAATCGGATTTGATATCGAAGCCGACTATAACAAACAGCCACTACCCAGTCGCTCAGACCTACATAGTACCGCGGCTGTTCATCGAGGGAAGCAGAACGCCGCTTATGACGCACTCGTGAATGAACCAATTGCTAATATCGAACGAGCATATCGGGCGGGACAAATTAATGCGCAGCAAGCCCGCGACTTGGTTAATGAAGTGCTTGGACAGACTAGAAGTGGCTTATATAATGGTACCATAGAACTTAATAATGCAGAAAAAAATGATAAATCGAGAGGAATTGACAGGCCAGGTCGTGAAACCGATAAAGATAATGGTGATGGAAGTTCGGGAGATGGTAGTACTAGTAGAGAGCCGGATCATAACTAG
- a CDS encoding DUF1629 domain-containing protein: protein MSSNEPWLLAIDAKGLDSCGFWLEYDRKKSSLELVRLMECKVINPSDGNITFELKGRSWRELSQYHVLPFSMNTPIISGQLKMAIEEIVPDSDVFFFPVTIYHPSGASFNHWALVPLTEVPCLDLAESEITKWIVPNEIALFYKKLCFLPGCLGDKDIVRNMHLTNQILLSNNLKEVIDRYSKENVRFLRDFEIQPSFSDLRP, encoded by the coding sequence ATGAGTAGCAATGAACCATGGTTATTAGCAATAGATGCAAAGGGACTTGATTCATGCGGGTTTTGGCTGGAGTACGATAGGAAAAAAAGCTCTCTAGAATTAGTGAGGCTTATGGAGTGTAAGGTAATAAATCCAAGTGACGGTAATATTACGTTTGAATTGAAGGGAAGGTCTTGGAGGGAGTTGAGTCAGTACCATGTATTGCCTTTCTCTATGAATACTCCCATAATCAGTGGCCAGCTTAAGATGGCAATAGAAGAAATAGTTCCTGATTCAGACGTATTTTTTTTTCCTGTTACAATATACCATCCATCAGGTGCTTCGTTCAATCATTGGGCACTGGTGCCATTGACAGAGGTTCCTTGTTTAGATCTCGCGGAGTCAGAAATCACAAAATGGATTGTCCCAAATGAAATTGCTTTGTTTTATAAGAAATTATGCTTTCTTCCGGGGTGCTTAGGGGACAAAGATATTGTGAGAAACATGCATTTAACAAATCAAATTTTGTTATCAAACAATTTAAAAGAAGTGATTGATAGGTATTCAAAAGAAAATGTGCGGTTTTTACGGGACTTTGAAATTCAACCTAGTTTTAGTGACCTGAGACCCTAG
- a CDS encoding GspE/PulE family protein, translating to MDSYISPQPSVENMRDALVRLKFVDEKGAERAWQAHQDTHTPLRTVLTELGILTQEKLVSFWARWLDLETLGADDAVPELELAKVLSHSFLQTHQIVPVRADDETVWIATNDPLNGEAFSAIGYMLDRKVVPVCATPRQIASLLGQVASETAVPDNDNAVFSGPAGPAGPLPSDVEHLRALANEGPVVQQVNALFVDAFERGASDIHLEPDAAGLAVRYRIDGQLIEVRHFDHQLQPAIISRLKILGKMDITERRLPQDGRSSVIAGGQKIDLRISSLPTVDGESIVLRLLVQDASKLNWDALGFDADTQAQLERLIRRPSGMFLVTGPTGSGKTTTLYTALGKIDRTRRKVISVEDPVEYRLDGVMQVHVNTDLGLDFATVLRTILRQDPDTIMIGEIRDIETAQIALRASMTGHQVFSTLHTDGAISSINRLADMGVPRYLLGAHINGIMSQRLVRKLCPACREEADHKYQPAGRGIDAGAHPPIRHKVAVGCKACNHTGYSGRTIVCELLILTEELKDHISSGSNWQAIRSAARQMGFKSQFETGLQLIADGVTTVDEVMSLIGPV from the coding sequence GTGGATTCTTACATTTCTCCTCAACCGAGCGTCGAAAACATGCGCGATGCGTTGGTGCGCCTGAAATTCGTCGACGAGAAGGGTGCGGAACGGGCCTGGCAGGCGCATCAGGATACCCACACACCTCTGCGGACGGTGCTGACCGAACTTGGTATCCTGACCCAAGAGAAACTGGTGTCGTTTTGGGCTCGGTGGCTGGACCTTGAAACGCTCGGCGCAGATGATGCGGTGCCGGAATTGGAACTGGCTAAGGTACTTTCCCATTCCTTCCTGCAAACCCATCAGATAGTCCCCGTAAGAGCGGATGACGAGACTGTCTGGATCGCGACCAACGATCCGCTGAACGGTGAGGCCTTCAGCGCCATCGGTTATATGCTTGATCGCAAGGTCGTGCCTGTCTGCGCCACGCCACGGCAGATCGCATCGCTTCTTGGACAAGTTGCTTCGGAAACAGCTGTTCCGGACAACGACAATGCCGTCTTCTCCGGTCCGGCCGGTCCGGCCGGTCCGCTTCCTTCCGATGTCGAGCATCTGCGCGCACTCGCCAACGAAGGACCGGTGGTACAGCAGGTGAATGCGCTGTTCGTCGATGCCTTCGAGCGGGGAGCGTCCGACATCCATCTAGAGCCGGATGCGGCGGGGCTGGCAGTCCGCTATCGCATCGACGGTCAGTTGATCGAGGTTCGGCATTTCGATCATCAGCTTCAGCCGGCGATCATTTCGCGTCTGAAAATCCTCGGCAAGATGGACATCACCGAACGCCGGCTGCCCCAGGACGGCCGTTCGTCCGTGATTGCGGGCGGGCAGAAGATCGATCTGCGTATTTCCTCCCTGCCGACCGTGGACGGGGAAAGCATCGTCCTGAGGCTTCTTGTGCAGGACGCATCGAAACTGAATTGGGATGCGCTTGGCTTCGATGCCGATACGCAGGCACAACTGGAGCGGTTAATCCGGCGGCCAAGCGGCATGTTTCTGGTCACGGGGCCAACCGGTAGCGGCAAGACGACGACACTTTATACGGCGCTCGGCAAGATCGACCGGACCCGGCGCAAGGTGATTTCCGTCGAAGATCCGGTGGAATACCGTCTGGATGGCGTCATGCAGGTGCATGTGAACACCGATCTCGGGCTCGATTTCGCCACCGTCCTGAGAACGATCCTCCGCCAAGACCCGGATACGATCATGATCGGCGAAATCCGGGATATCGAAACGGCCCAGATCGCCTTGCGTGCGTCCATGACCGGGCACCAGGTGTTTTCAACCCTGCATACGGACGGGGCGATATCTTCCATCAACCGTCTCGCCGATATGGGCGTGCCACGGTATCTGCTCGGTGCCCATATCAACGGCATCATGTCGCAACGACTGGTGCGTAAGCTCTGTCCGGCCTGTCGTGAGGAGGCGGACCATAAGTACCAACCGGCCGGACGTGGCATCGACGCGGGCGCACATCCGCCGATCCGTCACAAGGTTGCGGTTGGTTGTAAGGCCTGTAACCACACTGGCTATTCGGGGCGGACCATCGTCTGTGAGCTGCTGATTTTGACTGAGGAATTGAAGGACCACATTTCCAGCGGCAGCAACTGGCAGGCCATTCGCTCCGCTGCCAGGCAGATGGGGTTCAAGAGCCAGT
- a CDS encoding PilN domain-containing protein, which translates to MLASGLAWWLRELRQIGRDLSAYLPDKRQTKPVVLLGADEAVPSGKDASDADALTTDLSEEAWASLHAKLAANGRSGEPVSLRIADALCLVKRDDYPRVPDHDLKAIVDLEVATTTPFGPANAFWTWRRPLAGPPQTRIETVIVKKDLIDRIESLAAASGLDLQEISPATREDMPQRPFKIYETAATRAKKMWRKVNLVLAGLLVAGCGFVYTWTYLEKAAALDAIEADIRAKTKVAKALRQEQTRQEEVAQAAAEIAKLKNAQTSVVEAWAHITGLLPKSAWLSEMTLSRDDGTLVGFTTNAAFLIELLEQDSAFKDVQFATPVRIDPLSKAERFDIRFKREGGG; encoded by the coding sequence ATGCTCGCGTCCGGCCTCGCATGGTGGCTGCGCGAACTTCGCCAGATTGGCAGAGACCTGTCCGCTTATCTACCGGACAAACGCCAAACGAAACCTGTCGTCTTGCTTGGCGCCGACGAAGCCGTGCCCAGCGGGAAGGATGCAAGTGACGCCGACGCCCTCACGACGGATCTGAGCGAGGAAGCCTGGGCTTCTCTGCACGCTAAACTCGCTGCCAACGGTCGGTCAGGCGAACCGGTCTCCTTGAGAATTGCCGATGCCTTGTGCCTGGTAAAACGGGACGACTATCCGCGTGTGCCGGATCACGACCTCAAAGCGATCGTCGACCTGGAAGTTGCCACCACAACGCCTTTCGGTCCTGCAAACGCCTTCTGGACCTGGCGCCGTCCCCTTGCTGGACCACCCCAGACACGAATTGAAACGGTCATCGTCAAGAAAGATCTGATCGATCGGATCGAGAGCCTGGCAGCAGCTTCCGGCCTCGACTTGCAGGAGATTTCTCCGGCGACGAGAGAGGACATGCCTCAGCGTCCCTTCAAAATCTACGAAACGGCCGCCACCAGGGCGAAGAAAATGTGGCGCAAGGTCAATCTGGTCCTTGCGGGCCTTCTCGTCGCGGGATGCGGTTTTGTTTACACCTGGACCTATCTTGAAAAGGCCGCAGCGCTTGACGCGATCGAAGCCGATATCCGCGCGAAGACCAAGGTCGCTAAAGCCCTGCGCCAGGAACAGACACGGCAGGAGGAAGTAGCCCAAGCCGCTGCCGAAATCGCCAAGCTGAAAAACGCGCAAACGTCAGTCGTTGAGGCTTGGGCCCACATCACTGGCTTACTGCCGAAATCCGCCTGGCTGTCGGAAATGACCCTCTCCAGGGACGACGGTACGCTGGTCGGCTTCACCACCAATGCAGCCTTTTTGATCGAACTTCTTGAACAGGATTCCGCTTTCAAGGATGTTCAATTCGCCACACCGGTGCGGATCGACCCGCTCAGCAAGGCCGAACGCTTCGATATCCGCTTCAAACGCGAGGGCGGCGGATGA